The following coding sequences are from one Lolium rigidum isolate FL_2022 chromosome 6, APGP_CSIRO_Lrig_0.1, whole genome shotgun sequence window:
- the LOC124660478 gene encoding uncharacterized protein LOC124660478 yields the protein MASAASPSWAILGRVPRVTAADADLPPGTDLSLALPHPPRVALLTIPSRIFPGRTTADTFPSILAADASGLLLLKADQGPAATDLPRRKDFSWRPTVADYFVLDANTASALRLPDAKFIRRQGHRGLIACPGDAAGHYVVAELQMSVGDDTADLLCFSSHTGEWVSKDVPYPLPSRPMSPNCVVSHAGSLWWVDLSWCLLACDPFAHRPALRVVPLPEGKALKPKEASGLLDKYRCVGVSAGKLRFVDMYRNRSSGGGGAAQITVWTLADPDSAKWTLEYEATFGEICDDASYKATGLPRKIPVLALIHPTNPDVVYFFVDERMVGVDVRARKVVHCEVYELVQPSRENVSSRFIHAWLLPRALCSGSAKETEDDGVNDELQQLRL from the exons ATGGCGTCCGCCGCATCGCCGTCGTGGGCCATCCTGGGGAGAGTGCCGCGGGTGACGGCCGCCGACGCCGACCTCCCTCCGGGCACCGACCTCTCCCTCGCGCTGCCGCACCCACCGCGCGTCGCGCTCCTCACCATCCCCTCGCGCATCTTCCCGGGCCGCACCACCGCCGACACCTTCCCGTCCATCCTCGCCGCCGacgcctccggcctcctcctcctcaaagcAGACCAGGGCCCCGCCGCCACCGACCTGCCCCGCCGCAAGGACTTCTCCTGGCGCCCCACCGTCGCCGACTACTTCGTGCTCGACGCCAACACCGCCTCCGCGCTCCGCCTCCCCGACGCCAAGTTCATCAGGCGCCAGGGCCACCGCGGCCTCATCGCCTGCCCCGGCGACGCCGCCGGCCACTACGTGGTCGCCGAGCTCCAGATGAGCGTCGGCGACGACACCGCCGACCTCCTCTGCTTCTCGTCCCACACCGGGGAGTGGGTCAGCAAGGACGTCCCCTACCCACTTCCCTCCCGCCCCATGAGCCCCAACTGCGTCGTCTCGCACGCCGGGAGCCTCTGGTGGGTGGACCTCTCCTGGTGCCTCCTCGCCTGCGACCCCTTCGCCCACAGGCCGGCGCTCCGCGTCGTCCCGCTGCCGGAGGGCAAGGCGCTCAAGCCCAAGGAAGCTTCCGGGCTGCTCGACAAGTACCGCTGCGTCGGTGTCAGCGCCGGCAAGCTCAGGTTCGTCGACATGTACAGGAaccgcagcagcggcggcggcggcgctgcgcagATCACCGTGTGGACGCTCGCCGATCCGGACTCCGCCAAGTGGACGCTGGAGTACGAGGCCACCTTCGGCGAGATCTGCGACGACGCCAGCTACAAGGCCACTGGTCTGCCCAGGAAGATCCCCGTGCTCGCGCTCATCCACCCTACCAACCCCGACGTGGTCTACTTCTTCGTCGACGAGCGCATGGTCGGTGTCGACGTTCGTGCTCGCAAGGTTGTGCACTGCGAGGTCTACGAGCTGGTTCAGCCGTCTCGCGAGAACGTCTCCAGCCGTTTCATTCACGCTTGGCTGCTGCCACGGGCTCTCTGCTCAG GTTCTGCAAAGGAGACTGAAGATGATGGCGTGAATGACGAGCTGCAGCAACTCCGTCTGTGA